One segment of Paraburkholderia bonniea DNA contains the following:
- a CDS encoding M14-type cytosolic carboxypeptidase — protein sequence MTPAYKTLWRSVFYSLLITFLVACGSTINNSQSVHFSADFESGSLPLVKQLDQQGLSYELALRNDNNDATLPDSFRTWWYVRADNVPVQKNLQLVFTRLGFPNYFVPVYSYDNKTWQYFDEKDVSLAPGCDITLPETCRLTISKTFASPTVWIARTFPYTTQDLASFIASVSASPYFQTEMIGLSPGLAKPLQLITLADNTVVTPRQTIWIHARTHAAETGPSYLLEGLIQAVLSNNALGQALRQHYIFKIVPMHNVDGIVLGNYRTNAASINLEPEWLFDEGNVYLNDAAPLENRLINRMAMAPAMLNQDAPVVLALNLHSSNSDPDTGAFFFPHFGSDPARYSAQQINLWNKQISFIKALAVSYGGKIERPPVDGGAGFLQSAFPETWWWAQRADAVTAITLETTYGRAGFNHWVTQSDLRELGTAVANAIGGMGAAWSQTGVQAGVQATAQAGTLQAEPAADDMSMFRLPFKPEIYKPAE from the coding sequence ATGACTCCAGCATATAAAACCCTTTGGCGCTCTGTTTTTTATAGTCTGCTCATTACCTTTCTGGTGGCCTGTGGCAGCACGATCAATAACAGCCAGTCCGTCCATTTTTCAGCTGATTTCGAATCAGGCAGTCTGCCGTTGGTGAAGCAACTGGATCAGCAAGGTTTGTCTTATGAATTGGCGCTGCGCAATGACAACAATGACGCGACCTTGCCAGACAGTTTTCGCACCTGGTGGTATGTCCGTGCTGATAACGTGCCGGTGCAGAAAAACCTGCAGCTTGTATTTACCCGTCTGGGTTTTCCAAATTACTTTGTCCCGGTTTATTCGTACGACAACAAGACATGGCAATACTTCGATGAAAAGGATGTCTCTCTCGCACCGGGCTGCGACATCACACTTCCCGAAACCTGCCGTCTGACTATCAGCAAGACCTTCGCTTCTCCGACGGTATGGATCGCGCGGACCTTTCCCTACACCACGCAAGACCTGGCCTCGTTCATCGCTTCGGTATCGGCCAGCCCTTATTTCCAGACAGAGATGATCGGGCTTTCGCCGGGTTTGGCTAAGCCGTTGCAGCTCATCACGCTTGCCGATAACACGGTTGTCACGCCACGGCAAACCATCTGGATTCATGCGCGCACGCATGCCGCCGAAACGGGGCCGTCGTATTTACTGGAAGGCTTGATTCAAGCGGTATTGTCGAATAACGCACTTGGTCAGGCTTTGCGCCAGCACTACATTTTTAAAATTGTTCCGATGCACAACGTGGATGGCATCGTGCTCGGCAATTACCGCACCAATGCCGCCAGCATCAATCTTGAGCCCGAGTGGTTATTTGATGAGGGCAATGTGTATTTGAATGATGCCGCGCCGTTGGAAAACCGGCTGATCAACCGGATGGCGATGGCACCAGCGATGTTGAATCAGGATGCGCCTGTCGTGCTGGCTTTGAACCTGCATTCATCGAATTCCGATCCTGACACCGGGGCATTTTTCTTTCCGCACTTCGGCAGTGATCCGGCTCGTTATTCCGCACAACAGATCAACTTGTGGAACAAGCAGATCAGTTTCATCAAGGCGCTCGCAGTGAGTTATGGCGGAAAGATTGAGCGCCCGCCCGTTGACGGCGGCGCTGGATTTCTTCAGAGCGCGTTCCCGGAAACCTGGTGGTGGGCCCAGCGGGCAGATGCGGTGACTGCGATTACGCTCGAAACCACTTATGGCCGGGCAGGCTTCAATCACTGGGTGACCCAAAGCGATTTGCGTGAACTGGGTACGGCCGTGGCTAACGCGATTGGCGGTATGGGCGCGGCCTGGAGTCAAACCGGGGTTCAAGCTGGGGTTCAAGCCACGGCGCAAGCTGGGACGCTGCAAGCCGAGCCTGCTGCGGATGATATGTCGATGTTCCGTTTGCCCTTCAAACCGGAAATTTACAAACCGGCGGAATAA
- a CDS encoding PglL family O-oligosaccharyltransferase: protein MPSPFARFLSLALLCLALTIPYTVAAHTYPIPTFYAEFTALSLYLLMGASIVLLVRTARPRLTLAFPVVGLVPLVFALLLVTQSLVLPTSRASMNWLGAGCLLVGLMAAQAGYTLVRARLAETALRWAAVALVVGGAFAVFCQLIQLFHLEAKVTPLVVAYNVLVERRPFGNMAQANHLATCIAFAMAGALFLVQTRRLNLFVWLGLATLFSLGMALTVSRGPWLQMAVIVVAGFWMAFAEQRREPGSTLRYRAWLIPVLLAVLFVVVNAAVRWANVRYQLELGQSAAERFKDAGQIAPRLALWKYGWTMFYTHPLLGVGWGEFPRYQLALVKSLGGVEIANNAHDIFIDLLAKTGLIGLAIALFGLGAWLIRVLRVPHTAARVFGLALIGVLVMHALVEYPQQYLFFLLPAMLVLGLLETRSLRLVPSGLASGVYGLVVLAGLAMLYPVYRDYTRAEVLYYGTRPAEQYRAAPSFLFGAWGNYGMATLQPMTTENLPHKLAMHQDALALLPGETVLRRYAVLQALSGDTAGALDSVERLKIFAEELRDWPLQLERLYALCDEHKTLKDFKATLVARYGVPLKAGQLGDDDEGE, encoded by the coding sequence ATGCCTAGCCCTTTTGCCCGTTTTCTGTCGCTTGCCTTGCTCTGCCTGGCGTTGACTATTCCGTATACCGTTGCCGCTCATACCTATCCGATACCCACGTTTTACGCGGAGTTCACGGCGTTATCGCTGTATTTGCTAATGGGGGCTTCGATTGTGCTGCTGGTGCGCACCGCCAGGCCGCGCCTCACGCTGGCGTTTCCCGTCGTCGGGCTGGTGCCGTTGGTGTTTGCGTTGCTGCTGGTCACGCAGTCGCTGGTCTTGCCGACCAGCCGCGCTTCGATGAACTGGCTGGGGGCGGGTTGCCTGCTCGTCGGCTTGATGGCGGCTCAGGCGGGTTACACCCTGGTGCGTGCCCGGCTGGCTGAAACCGCATTGCGTTGGGCTGCCGTGGCTTTGGTGGTGGGCGGGGCGTTTGCGGTGTTTTGCCAGTTGATCCAGTTGTTTCATCTGGAAGCGAAGGTGACACCGCTGGTGGTCGCATACAACGTTCTGGTTGAGCGCAGGCCGTTTGGCAATATGGCGCAGGCCAATCACCTCGCTACCTGCATCGCATTTGCGATGGCTGGCGCGCTATTTCTGGTGCAGACCCGGCGTCTGAATCTGTTCGTGTGGCTGGGGTTGGCGACGCTGTTCTCGCTAGGCATGGCGCTGACCGTTTCGCGCGGGCCGTGGTTGCAGATGGCCGTGATCGTGGTGGCGGGGTTCTGGATGGCGTTTGCTGAGCAGCGGCGCGAGCCAGGGTCAACGCTGCGTTATCGGGCGTGGCTGATTCCGGTGTTGCTGGCGGTGCTGTTTGTGGTGGTGAATGCGGCCGTGCGCTGGGCCAATGTCCGCTATCAGCTTGAACTCGGGCAGTCAGCCGCTGAGCGCTTCAAGGACGCAGGTCAGATCGCGCCGCGTCTTGCGCTGTGGAAGTACGGCTGGACGATGTTTTATACCCATCCGCTGCTTGGCGTGGGCTGGGGCGAGTTTCCGCGTTACCAGCTGGCGCTAGTGAAATCGCTGGGTGGGGTTGAGATCGCTAATAACGCACACGACATTTTTATCGACCTGCTGGCCAAGACGGGCCTGATCGGATTGGCGATCGCGCTGTTTGGCCTCGGTGCGTGGCTGATACGAGTGTTGCGTGTGCCGCATACGGCGGCGCGTGTGTTTGGTCTGGCGCTGATCGGAGTGCTGGTGATGCACGCGCTGGTGGAGTATCCGCAGCAGTACCTGTTTTTCCTGCTTCCGGCGATGCTCGTGTTGGGCTTGCTGGAGACGCGGTCTTTGCGGCTGGTGCCCAGTGGTCTGGCGTCTGGCGTGTACGGGCTGGTGGTGCTGGCCGGGCTGGCGATGCTGTATCCGGTGTACCGCGATTACACCCGGGCCGAAGTGCTGTATTACGGCACGCGTCCGGCTGAGCAATACCGGGCTGCGCCATCGTTCCTGTTCGGTGCCTGGGGCAACTACGGCATGGCGACGTTGCAGCCGATGACCACGGAGAATTTGCCGCACAAGCTGGCGATGCACCAGGATGCGCTCGCGCTGTTGCCTGGTGAGACGGTGTTGCGGCGCTACGCAGTGCTGCAGGCATTGAGCGGCGATACCGCGGGTGCACTCGATAGCGTTGAGCGCCTGAAAATCTTTGCCGAAGAATTGCGCGACTGGCCGTTGCAGCTGGAGCGTCTGTATGCGCTGTGCGACGAGCACAAGACGCTGAAGGACTTCAAGGCGACTTTGGTGGCCAGGTATGGGGTGCCGTTGAAAGCAGGACAACTGGGTGACGATGACGAAGGCGAATGA
- a CDS encoding pilin has protein sequence MIVLAIVGVIAAYAIPAYQDYLARSRVGEGLSLAASARLTVAENAASGNAFSGGYASPPATRNVESILVDDDSGQITVAYSTRVAPAGANTLVFVPSVPNNANAPTARVALSKGAVQAGSVTWECFAAGKAASSLPAPGAGPSPAEAPTLAAKLVPPECRA, from the coding sequence ATGATCGTGCTGGCCATCGTCGGGGTGATCGCGGCGTATGCCATTCCTGCCTATCAGGACTATCTGGCGCGTAGCCGGGTGGGTGAGGGCTTGTCGCTGGCTGCGTCGGCGCGGCTGACCGTGGCAGAAAACGCGGCAAGCGGCAATGCCTTCAGCGGGGGCTACGCCTCGCCACCCGCCACCCGTAATGTCGAATCCATTCTGGTTGACGATGACAGCGGCCAGATTACGGTGGCTTACTCCACCCGGGTTGCGCCTGCGGGGGCCAACACACTGGTGTTTGTGCCATCGGTGCCGAATAACGCCAACGCTCCGACCGCGCGTGTGGCGTTGAGCAAGGGAGCGGTTCAGGCGGGGTCCGTGACATGGGAGTGCTTTGCTGCGGGTAAGGCCGCCTCATCGTTGCCTGCGCCGGGGGCCGGCCCATCTCCTGCTGAAGCCCCTACGCTAGCGGCCAAGCTGGTTCCGCCAGAGTGCCGCGCTTAA
- a CDS encoding TerC family protein: MLEFLTTLHWGAVFQIIVIDILLGGDNAVVIALACRNLPQEQRVKGVLWGTAGAILLRVVLIAFAVALLDVPFLKLVGGLLLLWIGVRLMAPAHEAHANVKPADKLMAAIKTIVIADAVMSLDNVIAIAGAAEAADPAHRLGLVIFGLVVSIPLIVWGSQLVLKMLDRFPIVITLGAALLGWIAGGLIINDPAGDHWPLLDAPAAEYGMCVAGAVFVVTLGYWLKRRNARRAANEAPPAVH; this comes from the coding sequence ATGCTCGAATTCCTGACCACGCTCCACTGGGGCGCAGTTTTCCAGATCATCGTTATCGATATCCTGCTGGGCGGCGACAACGCGGTTGTCATCGCCTTGGCTTGCCGCAATTTGCCGCAAGAACAGCGCGTCAAGGGTGTGTTGTGGGGCACGGCAGGCGCGATCCTGCTGCGGGTGGTACTGATTGCGTTTGCGGTTGCGCTGCTTGATGTGCCGTTCCTGAAGCTCGTTGGCGGCTTGCTGCTGCTGTGGATTGGTGTGCGGTTGATGGCGCCCGCCCACGAAGCTCACGCTAACGTTAAACCGGCCGACAAGCTGATGGCGGCAATCAAGACGATTGTGATTGCCGACGCGGTGATGAGCCTCGATAACGTGATTGCTATCGCAGGCGCAGCGGAAGCGGCGGATCCGGCTCATCGGCTGGGGCTTGTGATTTTCGGTCTGGTGGTGAGTATTCCGCTGATCGTCTGGGGCAGCCAACTGGTGCTGAAAATGCTCGATCGCTTCCCGATCGTCATCACACTGGGTGCTGCCTTGCTTGGCTGGATTGCGGGTGGCCTCATCATCAACGATCCCGCAGGCGATCATTGGCCGCTGCTGGATGCACCAGCGGCCGAATACGGCATGTGTGTGGCCGGTGCGGTGTTTGTCGTGACGCTGGGGTATTGGCTGAAGCGGCGTAACGCGCGCCGTGCAGCAAATGAAGCGCCACCGGCTGTTCATTAA
- the sucD gene encoding succinate--CoA ligase subunit alpha, which yields MSILINKDTKVITQGITGKTGQFHTRACREYANGREAYVAGVNPKRAGEDFEGIPIYGSVQEAKAETGATVSVIYVPPAGAAAAIWEAVEADLDLVICITEGIPVRDMIEIKERMRSGKRKTLLLGPNCPGTITPDELKIGIMPGHIHKKGRIGVVSRSGTLTYEAVGQLTALGLGQSSAVGIGGDPINGLKHIDVMKMFNDDPDTDAVIMIGEIGGPDEANAAHWIKDNMKKPVVGFIAGVTAPAGKRMGHAGALISGGADTAEAKLEIMDACGITVTKNPSEMARLLKAIL from the coding sequence ATGTCGATTCTGATTAACAAAGACACCAAGGTTATTACGCAGGGCATTACCGGCAAGACCGGCCAGTTCCATACGCGTGCCTGCCGTGAATATGCAAATGGCCGTGAGGCCTACGTGGCGGGTGTGAACCCAAAACGCGCGGGCGAAGATTTCGAAGGCATTCCGATCTACGGCAGCGTGCAGGAAGCCAAAGCTGAAACAGGCGCAACGGTTTCGGTTATTTATGTGCCGCCAGCAGGCGCAGCTGCGGCGATCTGGGAAGCGGTCGAAGCCGATCTCGATCTGGTGATCTGCATTACCGAAGGCATTCCAGTCCGCGACATGATCGAAATCAAGGAGCGGATGCGCAGCGGCAAGCGCAAGACGTTGCTGCTGGGACCGAACTGCCCTGGCACGATCACACCTGACGAGCTGAAGATCGGCATCATGCCGGGTCATATTCACAAGAAGGGCCGGATTGGCGTGGTGTCACGCTCGGGTACGCTGACTTATGAAGCTGTTGGTCAGTTGACAGCGCTGGGTCTGGGACAGTCATCGGCAGTGGGTATCGGTGGCGATCCGATCAATGGCCTGAAGCACATTGATGTGATGAAGATGTTCAATGACGATCCTGATACGGATGCGGTCATCATGATCGGTGAAATTGGCGGTCCGGATGAAGCCAATGCTGCGCACTGGATCAAGGACAACATGAAAAAGCCGGTGGTGGGCTTTATCGCTGGCGTCACAGCACCTGCAGGCAAGCGGATGGGCCACGCAGGCGCATTGATTTCAGGTGGGGCAGATACTGCCGAAGCCAAGCTGGAAATCATGGATGCATGCGGTATTACGGTCACGAAGAACCCGTCAGAAATGGCGCGGTTGCTAAAGGCGATCCTGTAA
- the sucC gene encoding ADP-forming succinate--CoA ligase subunit beta, with amino-acid sequence MKIHEYQGKEILRKFGVAVPRGTPVFSVDEAVKAAEELGGPVWVVKAQIHAGGRGKGGGVKVAKSLEQVREFSNQILGMQLVTHQTGPEGQKVNRLLVEEGADIKKELYVGLVIDRVSQKVVVMASSEGGMDVEEVAEKTPELIHKIAVDPAKGLQDAEADSLARKIGVPDASIPQARAILQGLYKAFWETDASLAEINPLILTGDGKVIALDAKFNFDSNALFRHPEIVAYRDLDEEDPAEVEASKFDLAYISLDGNIGCLVNGAGLAMATMDTIKLFGGEPANFLDVGGGATTEKVTEAFKIMLKNPNLTAILVNIFGGIMRCDVIAEGVIAASKAVSLKVPLVVRMKGTNEDLGKKMLAESGLPIIAADSMEEAAQKVVAAAAKGK; translated from the coding sequence ATGAAGATTCACGAGTACCAGGGTAAGGAAATCCTGCGGAAATTCGGTGTCGCGGTACCGCGCGGCACGCCGGTGTTCTCGGTGGATGAAGCGGTCAAGGCCGCAGAAGAGCTTGGCGGCCCAGTATGGGTGGTCAAGGCTCAGATCCATGCGGGTGGCCGTGGCAAGGGTGGCGGCGTTAAGGTTGCAAAGTCGCTCGAACAGGTTCGTGAATTTTCGAACCAGATCCTCGGCATGCAGCTTGTCACGCACCAGACTGGGCCAGAAGGCCAGAAGGTTAATCGCCTGCTGGTCGAAGAAGGCGCAGACATCAAGAAAGAACTGTATGTCGGCCTCGTGATTGATCGCGTGTCACAAAAAGTAGTGGTGATGGCATCAAGCGAAGGTGGCATGGACGTCGAAGAAGTTGCTGAAAAGACGCCTGAGCTGATTCACAAGATTGCAGTCGATCCGGCAAAGGGCCTGCAAGACGCAGAAGCCGATAGCCTGGCCAGGAAAATCGGTGTGCCGGATGCGTCTATTCCGCAAGCACGTGCGATTTTGCAAGGCTTGTACAAAGCATTCTGGGAAACCGATGCATCGCTGGCGGAAATCAACCCGCTGATCCTGACCGGCGACGGCAAGGTGATCGCACTGGATGCCAAGTTCAATTTCGATTCGAACGCATTGTTCCGTCATCCTGAAATCGTGGCCTACCGCGATCTGGATGAAGAGGATCCCGCTGAAGTTGAAGCATCCAAATTCGATCTGGCGTACATCTCGCTCGACGGCAATATCGGTTGCCTCGTGAATGGTGCTGGTCTGGCCATGGCGACGATGGACACCATCAAGCTGTTTGGTGGTGAACCCGCCAACTTCCTCGATGTGGGTGGCGGCGCGACGACCGAAAAGGTAACCGAAGCGTTCAAGATCATGTTGAAGAATCCGAACCTGACCGCGATTCTCGTCAATATCTTCGGCGGCATCATGCGTTGCGACGTGATCGCGGAAGGCGTGATCGCGGCGTCGAAGGCGGTGTCCCTGAAGGTGCCGCTCGTGGTCCGGATGAAGGGCACGAACGAAGACCTCGGCAAAAAGATGCTGGCTGAATCAGGCTTGCCGATCATCGCTGCCGACAGCATGGAAGAAGCTGCGCAAAAGGTTGTTGCAGCAGCGGCCAAGGGCAAATAA
- the recX gene encoding recombination regulator RecX yields the protein MMRKGPFASSNQREGDGPVRKRRDGDSSKSPSSGLTRSHHRAVDPFDPFESFTAHADDALGVAPDAAPDARSGDGLNNPQGHQPAVAPYPPAAVPHQPTATPEAQNVAAAPPESTYTRSRGASGKNTNTSKSGSASSPPAPGRSLKGRALGYLSCREYSRTELSRKLAPFVDESSCLDTVLDMLERDGLLSNSRFTESLIHRRASRWGSARIVGELKRHAVDQSLIDSTSAQLRETELNRAMEVWRKKYGQLPETSAERGRQIRFLIGRGFSQAIVGKILRGIDDEWDGT from the coding sequence GTGATGCGAAAAGGGCCATTTGCTTCGAGTAACCAACGTGAAGGGGATGGCCCTGTCCGTAAGCGTCGTGACGGCGATTCATCAAAATCGCCGTCATCAGGTTTGACGCGCTCGCATCACCGTGCAGTGGATCCCTTCGATCCCTTCGAATCATTTACTGCACATGCCGACGATGCGCTGGGTGTTGCCCCGGATGCGGCCCCGGACGCCAGGTCAGGTGATGGATTAAACAATCCCCAAGGCCATCAGCCCGCGGTAGCGCCCTATCCGCCAGCGGCAGTACCTCATCAGCCAACGGCAACACCTGAAGCTCAAAACGTTGCCGCAGCACCGCCGGAATCTACTTACACGCGGTCACGCGGGGCATCGGGGAAAAACACAAACACCAGCAAATCCGGCTCTGCCTCGTCGCCACCAGCGCCGGGGCGCTCTCTGAAAGGGCGGGCGTTGGGTTATTTGTCCTGTCGTGAATATAGCCGTACTGAGTTATCTCGCAAGCTGGCACCGTTCGTTGACGAATCCTCTTGCCTTGACACCGTGCTGGATATGCTTGAACGCGATGGCTTACTCTCCAATTCCCGTTTTACTGAAAGCTTGATTCATCGCCGTGCTTCGCGCTGGGGTTCGGCGCGGATCGTCGGTGAACTTAAGCGGCACGCTGTCGATCAGTCTTTGATCGACAGTACCAGTGCCCAGTTGCGCGAAACCGAGTTGAATCGTGCAATGGAGGTCTGGCGCAAGAAGTACGGCCAGCTTCCCGAAACCTCAGCCGAACGCGGGCGGCAAATACGTTTTCTAATCGGCCGTGGGTTTTCTCAGGCGATCGTTGGGAAAATTCTCCGTGGAATAGATGACGAATGGGATGGAACATAA
- the recA gene encoding recombinase RecA: MEENKKGSAGLTAEKSKALAAALAQIEKQFGKGSVMRLGAGEAIEDIQVVSTGSLGLDIALGVGGLPRGRVVEIYGPESSGKTTLTLQVVAEMQKLGGTAAFIDAEHALDIQYASKLGVNVNDLLVSQPDTGEQALEIADALVRSGSIDMIVIDSVAALVPKAEIEGEMGDSLPGLQARLMSQALRKLTGTIKRTNCLVIFINQIRMKIGVMFGNPETTTGGNALKFYASVRLDIRRIGSIKKNDEVIGNETRVKVVKNKVAPPFREAIFDILYGEGISRQGEVIDLGVQAKIVDKAGAWYSYSGERIGQGKDNAREFLRENPDIAREIENRIRESLGVNAMADATIVSAEIAGEEE, encoded by the coding sequence ATGGAAGAAAACAAGAAGGGCTCGGCTGGACTTACGGCTGAAAAGAGCAAGGCGCTGGCCGCCGCGCTCGCGCAGATCGAGAAACAGTTCGGCAAAGGGTCGGTGATGCGGCTTGGCGCAGGGGAGGCGATCGAAGACATTCAGGTGGTTTCTACTGGGTCGCTCGGTCTGGATATTGCGCTTGGCGTCGGTGGCTTGCCGCGTGGCCGTGTGGTTGAAATCTACGGACCGGAATCTTCGGGTAAAACCACGCTGACGCTGCAGGTGGTGGCAGAAATGCAAAAGCTGGGCGGCACGGCGGCATTTATAGATGCGGAACACGCGCTTGATATCCAGTACGCAAGCAAGCTCGGTGTGAATGTCAACGATTTGCTGGTTTCCCAGCCGGATACGGGTGAACAGGCGCTTGAAATTGCGGATGCGCTCGTACGCTCGGGTTCTATTGACATGATTGTGATCGACTCGGTTGCGGCGCTCGTGCCTAAAGCTGAAATCGAAGGCGAGATGGGTGATTCACTGCCGGGCCTCCAGGCGCGCCTGATGTCGCAGGCACTGCGCAAGCTCACGGGCACGATCAAGCGGACAAACTGCCTCGTGATCTTCATTAACCAGATCCGGATGAAGATTGGCGTGATGTTTGGCAATCCAGAAACCACGACGGGTGGCAATGCACTGAAGTTCTATGCATCGGTGCGCCTGGATATTCGCCGTATCGGCTCGATCAAGAAAAATGACGAGGTGATCGGCAATGAAACCCGCGTAAAGGTGGTTAAAAATAAAGTGGCACCGCCGTTCCGCGAAGCGATTTTCGACATCTTGTACGGTGAGGGTATTTCTCGTCAGGGCGAAGTGATCGACTTGGGTGTGCAGGCCAAGATTGTTGACAAGGCTGGTGCCTGGTATAGCTACAGTGGTGAGCGGATTGGTCAGGGCAAAGACAATGCGCGTGAGTTCCTGCGTGAAAATCCTGACATCGCCCGCGAGATCGAAAACCGCATCCGCGAGTCCCTCGGGGTAAATGCGATGGCGGATGCCACCATCGTCAGTGCGGAAATCGCTGGCGAAGAAGAGTGA